One stretch of Scyliorhinus canicula chromosome 7, sScyCan1.1, whole genome shotgun sequence DNA includes these proteins:
- the LOC119969368 gene encoding endogenous retrovirus group PABLB member 1 Env polyprotein-like → MHVPSHAHGGIPLVPLSYLIEEVAEWALRRNHTDSDNDTQDIIDWQSAGFNMNRFQGWWWPKFNATRQPPYLILPKYAKFPKGSICFKKDHANGTYPVGISQCNQTLIWQPPITNLTRKGLFTFDWSAVKNQTSGGPWRGEPTRIMMTDDKGNLSSYNDTYFVCGHKAYPWLPENWSGSCYMGFVVPGIAHYTDLSNHPHARSTRSIVPWEAIATVLWPQFGSIRSLQKVNQLRDILEQVANDTAEGLSELSAELVAVRTVALQNRMALDYLLASKGGTCAVVGSECCTYIPDSSENITHLVDHIRDGVKRLRQSSSDDWRWLWSSSWTTYLFHGFIFFIAICILLCIIITCVKCFCNRLGASVMPQMLQWLSQLDPQDLARAENVYEDVELDFPEAFFRLSRISF, encoded by the coding sequence aTGCATGTTCCCAGCCATGCCCATGGGGGTATTCCTTTGGTCCCTCTTTCCTATTTGATCGAGGAGGTTGCAGAATGGGCTTTGCGGCGTAATCATACCGATTCTGATAATGATACACAAGATATAATAGATTGGCAGTCGGCTGGGTTCAATATGAACAGGTTTCAAGGATGGTGGTGGCCGAAGTTTAATGCAACCCGTCAGCCCCCCTACCTGATCCTCCCCAAGTatgctaaatttccaaaaggcagtatatgttttaaaaaggatcatgcCAATGGGACCTACCCAGTAGGTATTAGCCAATGTAACCAGACCCTGATTTGGCAACCACCCATAACTAATCTTACACGAAAGGGCTTGTTCACCTTTGATTGGTCAGCAGTGAAGAACCAGACTagtggcggcccctggagggggGAACCGACTAGAATCATGATGACGGATGACAAGGGGAACTTGAGCTCGTACAATGATACCTATTTTGTATGCGGacataaagcatatccctggttgCCGGAAAATTGGTCGGGTTCTTGCTATATGGGCTTTGTAGTCCCTGGTATCGCCCATTATACAGACCTATCCAACCATCCCCATGCCCGATCCACTAGGTCCATTGTGCCTTGGGAGGCAATAGCTACTGTCCTTTGGCCACAGTTCGGCAGTATTAGATCTCTCCAAAAAGTCAACCAGCTCCGGGATATATTGGAGCAGGTGGCCAATGATACCGCAGAAGGACTCAGTGAGCTCAGCGCAGAGTTAGTAGCTGTTCGGACGGTTGCCTTACAGAATCGCATGGCTCTAGACTACCTCCTCGCCAGCAAGGGAGGTACATGTGCTGTGGTGGGttctgagtgctgtacttatatccctgatagctcggagaacattactcacctagtggaccacattagggatggggtaaagaGACTCCGCCAGTCCTCCTCAGACGACTGGAGATGGCTGTGGTCTAGCtcctggaccacctatctgtttcatggatttattttctttattgcTATTTGCATTTTGCTGTGTATTATTATAAcctgtgttaaatgcttttgtaatcgtttaggcgcttctgtgatgccacagatgctgcagtgGCTTTCCCAATTAGACCCGCAGGACTTAGCACGTGCCGAGAATGTGTATGAGGATGTAGAGCTAGATTTCCCAGAGGCATTCTTCAGACTCTCAAGGATAAGTTTctga